The nucleotide sequence TATTATCTAATATAATATACTTAACATCCTTAGCTTTGAATGTAAGGGACTTACTCACTAACCTTTCATTAAAATTTTGAATATCATTAGCTATATTCTCAAACAATATCAAAAACTCACTTAATATAATGTTTGTTAAAGGCGGAACATACCTCCACTCTTTTTCATTATAATATTTATATTCTGGATACTTTTTCCTATAAGCTCCTTTTGACATATAGGGCTTTAAAAATGATAAAATAGCATAAGTTAGTTTCGCTTTTTCGTAGGAATTATCAGACTTTTTAACACTATCAATAATAGACTTGACCGATGGCCTATGTCCATGTTCAAGCATAAATTCCTCAACAAACAATGACCGGCTCAGAAGAACTAAGTCATTTACGTTTTTACGATATGTACTGATAACACTAGCTTTAGTTTGTAGATAATTAACTGGGTTCAATCCCTTATTCTGCCCCCATTTTCTAGATAGCCCTATCCCATAATGGTCATAAATATCTAAGTGGTTTTCAACACTTGAAAGGGGAATGTCACAAAAACAAACCATTGGAATATAAATATCCTTAATATCTGTGAAATAGTCAGGATCAACCTCAGGTGTAAATTCGCGACTGTATCTTGGAAAGAAACCATTCTCTATTATATTTAATAGAAACTCTTTTTTTGTGAAGTGGAATAATGTATTTGCACTTAATAATGCCATAGTCTTAATTATTTGTTAGTTCCTGATTACTCAACAATCGCAATCTCCTCATCTGTCAGCCCATACAGGGCGTAAACCAACCGGTCTACTTCAGCTTCTAACGCTGAAGTATCGGCGATTGGATCGGTAGCTTTGGCGGTCATTATTCTGTCAGCTACTACTTCTAAACTGTAACGCTGTGCTTCGGTCATTGCAGGAATAGGTATTTGTTCAAGATATTGCCGAATAAACCTTAGATATCCCCCCCTAATGGATGAGGTAATACTAGCATAGAAATACAAAACAACACTTGAGTTTAAAATAGCTAACAAGCTTTTATCGTCGCTAGCAATAATATAAGCAGTGTTCACACTATATGAGCCAGTTTCGTCGTGAATAACTTGGTTCTTAACGGCAATATCCGGCAGCATTAGTTTCGGCTTCTCAAATTCTTTATAGTAATCAACTGCATCCTGTATTTCATACCATTTGTACGTTCCCGCCTTACGGCCTTTCCAGTCACCTTTCCAGTCTTTAGGACAAGGCATTAGTCGTTCTTTGAATTGTTCCAAGTGTCTTAAAATCGCCGGGTAATATTCAATGTTAATGCCCCGCCGAGTAAAGATCAGGTGCTTATCCACCTTTGGCGTTTGATACCGCTTAATGTCCCTTCCAGCCAGAAATGGCTTTATTACGTTAGCACTACGAGGGTCTTCTGCAATTAACCTGTCTTTCGTCGCTGCATCAATTACAAACGCTTCATTAAGTCCGGTCTTTATGCCGTAATAGATTTTCCCTTCTACGTATTCGCCGAGTGGCATGCCGCCTTTTCTGAGCTTCGCCATGAGCCGCTGAACGGCTACGTTGGTTAGTTGCCAACCCTCATCCTGTAAACTTTCGGTTTCTACTTCAAAACGATTTGTCTGAATGTAAGCCGCCAGGCCATCGGCGTATTGCAGTGTATCTACCAATGCCACCTGGAACCGTTCAACGGCCATAGCCTTCTGAATGCTTAGGATACTTGGATAAGTGGTTGCTTCATCAAAAATGGGCAAGTCCCCAAAGTCAACAATCTGCTCAATTGCCAACGTTTTTAGCCATCTACGCAGGCTTACCCCATAACCCGCCCTCATCCATTTATTCGGGATAATAAAGACGAACTGACCATTAGGCCGCAGAATCCGTAAGCCATGTTCAACAAACATGACGTAAAGATCAGCCGTACCTGCGTAGGTTTTTGGAAAGTCCTTTTTCAAAAGCGTCTTGGATTCGCCTAACTCCTCCTGTCGGATATACGGCGGGTTGCCGATCACAGCATCAAAGCCTACAAAGTCACCTTTATCGTCCAATACTTCCG is from Spirosoma taeanense and encodes:
- a CDS encoding abortive infection system antitoxin AbiGi family protein, which codes for MALLSANTLFHFTKKEFLLNIIENGFFPRYSREFTPEVDPDYFTDIKDIYIPMVCFCDIPLSSVENHLDIYDHYGIGLSRKWGQNKGLNPVNYLQTKASVISTYRKNVNDLVLLSRSLFVEEFMLEHGHRPSVKSIIDSVKKSDNSYEKAKLTYAILSFLKPYMSKGAYRKKYPEYKYYNEKEWRYVPPLTNIILSEFLILFENIANDIQNFNERLVSKSLTFKAKDVKYIILDNSNEIDWFIKGLQNISSRFPKKFSTNDIQYLTTTIVTCKQIKEDF